The Streptomyces sp. Mut1 genome window below encodes:
- a CDS encoding DUF5936 domain-containing protein, whose translation MELLLAAVIGLAVLGAFQGIRMYRADAKLPGDLAIALEVGASRTSAAGSAIDRLGMPYAPRVLSMMGPGRVARIRRKLDMAGNPRGLTVDRYAARRAVYGGLGILAALAMLMNGQVVLAIILLVYGLFWTDVIIRAAISRRKDDIDRTLPDFLDVLAVVVSAGLGFRQALERVADKYTGPWSDELRITLRQMDMGVSRRDAFDQLRKRNESEQVSMFVSALQQGEELGAPIVETLIQIANDMRRTDAQNARRRASKAVPKATLIVTSFMLPGTMILIAVGFYYAANVDINEIFGS comes from the coding sequence ATGGAACTACTGCTCGCGGCCGTCATCGGACTCGCCGTCCTCGGCGCCTTCCAGGGCATCCGTATGTATCGCGCCGACGCCAAACTCCCCGGCGACCTGGCCATCGCCCTGGAGGTCGGCGCCAGCCGCACCAGCGCCGCCGGCTCGGCCATCGACCGGCTGGGCATGCCGTATGCCCCCCGCGTCCTGTCGATGATGGGCCCCGGACGCGTCGCCCGGATCCGCCGCAAGCTGGACATGGCGGGCAACCCCCGGGGCCTCACCGTCGACCGGTACGCCGCCCGGCGCGCCGTCTACGGCGGCCTCGGCATCCTGGCCGCCCTGGCGATGCTGATGAACGGACAGGTCGTCCTGGCGATCATCCTGCTCGTCTACGGCCTCTTCTGGACGGACGTGATCATCCGGGCGGCCATCAGCCGGCGCAAGGACGACATCGACCGGACCCTGCCCGACTTCCTCGACGTCCTCGCGGTCGTCGTCTCCGCCGGCCTCGGCTTCCGCCAGGCGCTGGAGCGGGTGGCGGACAAGTACACCGGCCCCTGGTCCGACGAGCTGCGGATCACCCTGCGCCAGATGGACATGGGCGTCAGCAGGCGCGACGCCTTCGACCAGCTCCGCAAGCGCAACGAGTCCGAACAGGTCTCCATGTTCGTCTCCGCCCTCCAGCAGGGCGAGGAGCTCGGCGCGCCCATCGTGGAGACCCTCATTCAGATCGCCAACGACATGCGGCGCACCGACGCCCAGAACGCCCGCCGCAGGGCGTCCAAGGCCGTCCCCAAGGCCACGCTCATCGTCACCAGCTTCATGCTCCCGGGAACGATGATCCTGATCGCGGTCGGCTTCTACTACGCGGCGAACGTCGACATCAACGAGATCTTCGGCAGCTGA
- a CDS encoding sensor histidine kinase produces the protein MAPRPAGPALTGGPDATTPASAPGHVPPLPIQVNALQALCRQLFGFRLAMTALAAPFALAGVHDELGSWLVGAAVLVTVMVSYVLMRDWERFGPFLLRHPSLLAADMLFGALLLFAASPGSTLSYVTVCTPLLAGLVYSWRGGAVFAALQTLLLAAAYGISEQDEADATALLMVGLCIMAGAVGATLRGLLLRFGAASQALTETRARLAVSRAVEAERARLAREMHDSVAKTLHGLALAADGLASTADRMDPAAVRRRAELVARSARRAAAESRELLSDLRRDSGLDGGIDLVAELAARTADFERRTGVRAVFRRLGDDRVPPVPHAVARHALTIATEAMENARRHARASLVDVSAGLVRDVVRISVYDDGDGLPPGTTLAALRRAGHFGLVGMVERAASIGARIRIGRGGASRGTEVRLDLSLAAMDLPRAPAPTVPVP, from the coding sequence ATGGCCCCACGACCGGCCGGCCCCGCCCTGACCGGCGGCCCCGACGCGACGACACCGGCGAGCGCACCCGGCCATGTGCCGCCGCTGCCCATCCAGGTGAACGCCCTCCAGGCCCTGTGCCGCCAGCTCTTCGGCTTCCGGCTCGCCATGACCGCGCTGGCCGCCCCCTTCGCCCTCGCCGGGGTCCACGACGAGCTGGGCAGCTGGCTGGTGGGGGCGGCGGTCCTCGTCACCGTCATGGTGTCCTACGTGCTGATGCGGGACTGGGAGCGCTTCGGCCCGTTCCTCCTGCGCCACCCCTCGCTCCTCGCCGCCGACATGCTGTTCGGCGCGCTGCTGCTGTTCGCCGCCAGCCCCGGTTCGACCCTCTCGTACGTCACGGTCTGCACCCCGCTCCTCGCGGGCCTCGTCTACAGCTGGCGGGGCGGCGCCGTCTTCGCCGCGCTCCAGACCCTGCTGCTGGCCGCCGCCTACGGCATCAGCGAACAGGACGAGGCCGACGCCACCGCGCTCCTCATGGTGGGGCTCTGCATCATGGCCGGCGCGGTCGGCGCCACGCTCCGGGGCCTGCTGCTGCGGTTCGGCGCCGCGTCCCAGGCGCTGACCGAGACCCGGGCGCGGCTCGCCGTCAGCAGGGCGGTGGAGGCGGAGCGGGCCCGGCTTGCCCGCGAGATGCACGACTCCGTCGCCAAGACCCTGCACGGCCTGGCCCTGGCCGCCGACGGCCTGGCGAGCACCGCCGACCGCATGGACCCGGCGGCCGTCAGACGCCGGGCGGAGCTGGTCGCCCGCTCCGCCCGCCGGGCCGCCGCCGAATCCCGGGAACTCCTCTCGGACCTGCGCCGCGACTCCGGCCTCGACGGCGGTATCGACCTCGTCGCCGAACTGGCCGCCCGCACCGCCGACTTCGAACGCCGCACCGGGGTCCGGGCCGTCTTCCGCCGCCTCGGCGACGACCGGGTGCCGCCCGTACCCCACGCCGTCGCCCGGCATGCCCTGACCATCGCCACCGAAGCCATGGAGAACGCCCGCCGCCACGCCCGCGCCTCCCTGGTGGACGTCTCCGCCGGCCTGGTCCGCGACGTGGTGCGGATCAGCGTGTACGACGACGGCGACGGCCTGCCCCCGGGCACCACCCTGGCCGCCCTGCGCCGGGCCGGCCACTTCGGCCTCGTCGGCATGGTCGAACGGGCCGCCTCCATCGGGGCCCGCATACGGATCGGCCGGGGCGGGGCGTCCCGGGGCACGGAGGTCCGCCTCGACCTGTCCCTCGCCGCGATGGACCTCCCGCGTGCGCCGGCCCCCACCGTCCCCGTTCCCTGA